In a single window of the Drosophila miranda strain MSH22 chromosome XL, D.miranda_PacBio2.1, whole genome shotgun sequence genome:
- the LOC108154372 gene encoding transmembrane protein 256 homolog, producing MIDDDIIDAISVNPVGRAIIYTGATILRILGLRPKIIVPQEMMVPPVVVHEVVTPSLFDYLDLMVAQKFKFELLAGISGALALLMSAVCKNMVRKMNPKDQQQAQEYANCASRLHLTSSFAMMVIPFAHFPAMTGTLMISGTVIFSGSMYYCALTGERRIRSIVIAGGILMVAGWMSLII from the coding sequence ATGATAGACGACGATATTATTGACGCCATCAGCGTGAATCCGGTGGGCCGGGCCATTATCTATACGGGTGCAACAATTCTGCGTATTCTTGGGCTACGCCCAAAGATCATAGTGCCCCAGGAGATGATGGTGCCGCCAGTGGTGGTCCATGAGGTGGTGACGCCCAGCTTGTTTGACTACCTCGACCTGATGGTCGCCCAGAAATTCAAATTTGAGCTCCTGGCTGGTATATCCGGCGCCTTGGCCCTACTCATGTCCGCTGTCTGCAAGAATATGGTGCGGAAAATGAATCCAAAAGACCAGCAGCAGGCCCAGGAATATGCTAATTGCGCTAGCCGCCTACATTTAACTAGCTCGTTCGCCATGATGGTCATTCCGTTCGCCCATTTTCCAGCAATGACCGGCACACTGATGATCAGCGGAACGGTTATATTCAGCGGTTCGATGTACTATTGCGCCCTCACAGGAGAGCGGCGCATCAGGTCGATTGTCATCGCTGGTGGCATCCTAATGGTTGCCGGCTGGATGTCGCTGATCATTTAG
- the LOC108154325 gene encoding serine hydroxymethyltransferase, cytosolic, translating to MQRISHHLTQKLAPALSRDLNTKTVKISIRQRQQPVRAFTQKLLPTALLTPSLPFAIRQYSEGKNNTTLGSKMEDQKLLQATLEDSDPELANLIKQEKERQREGLEMIASENFTSVAVLESLGSCLTNKYSEGYPGKRYYGGNEFIDRIELLAQKRGRELFNLNEEEWGVNVQPYSGSPANMAAYVGVCRPHDRIMGLDLPDGGHLTHGFFTATKRISATSIFFESMPYKVNPVTGIIDYDKLAEAAKAFKPQIIIAGISCYSRLLDYGRFRQICDDVGAYLMADMAHVAGLVAAGHIPSPFQYADIVTTTTHKTLRGPRAGVIFFRKGLRSVKPNGDKVLYDLEDRINQAVFPSLQGGPHNNAIAGIATAFKQAKSAEFKSYQSNVIKNAKVLCEGLISKGYQVATGGTDVHLVLVDVRNVGLTGAKAELILEEVGIACNKNTVPGDMSAMNPSGIRLGTPALTTRGLVEKDIDQVVNFIDTALKIGAEAAQAAGSNKMADFHKVLAEDATIKAKIEQIHKCVIAFSKQFPLPGLKTF from the exons ATGCAGCGCATAAGCCACCACCTAACACAAAAGCTCGCTCCAGCCCTTAGCAGAGACTTGAACACCAAAACGGTTAAAATTTCCATTcgccagcggcagcagccggTCCGAGCTTTTACACAGAAGTTATTGCCGACAGCGCTGCTAACGCCATCGTTGCCATTCGCGATCAGACAATATTCGGAAGGCAAGAACAACACAACTTTGGGCTCG AAAATGGAGGATCAAAAACTGCTGCAGGCCACGCTGGAGGATAGCGATCCGGAGCTGGCGAATCTCATCAAGCAGGAGAAGGAGCGACAGCGCGAGGGACTCGAAATGATTGCCAGCGAGAATTTCACTTCGGTGGCCGTTCTAGAGAGTCTTGGCTCCTGCCTGACCAACAAGTACTCGGAGGGATATCCCGGCAAGCG GTACTATGGCGGCAACGAGTTCATTGACCGCATCGAGCTGCTGGCCCAGAAGCGCGGCCGTGAGCTCTTCAATCTGAACGAGGAGGAGTGGGGCGTGAATGTCCAGCCATACTCGGGCTCTCCGGCCAATATGGCCGCCTATGTGGGCGTCTGTCGTCCGCACGACCGCATCATGGGCCTGGATCTGCCCGATGGCGGTCATCTGACGCACGGCTTCTTCACGGCCACCAAACGGATCTCGGCCACCTCGATCTTCTTCGAGAGCATGCCGTACAAGGTGAACCCCGTGACGGGCATTATTGACTACGACAAGCTGGCCGAGGCGGCCAAGGCTTTCAAGCCGCAGATCATCATCGCTGGCATCTCGTGCTATTCTCGCCTGCTCGACTACGGACGCTTCCGTCAGATCTGCGACGATGTGGGCGCCTACCTAATGGCCGATATGGCTCATGTGGCAGGTCTGGTTGCTGCCGGTCACATACCATCGCCCTTCCAGTACGCCGACATTGTGACCACAACCACGCACAAAACCTTGCGCGGACCACGCGCCGGCGTCATCTTTTTCCGCAAGGGTTTGCGCAGCGTAAAGCCCAACGGGGACAAGGTGCTGTACGATCTGGAGGATCGCATCAATCAGGCCGTCTTCCCATCGCTGCAGGGCGGACCACACAACAATGCCATAGCCGGCATTGCCACCGCCTTCAAGCAGGCCAAGTCCGCGGAATTCAAGAGCTACCAGTCCAATGTGATCAAGAACGCCAAGGTGCTGTGCGAGGGCCTGATTTCCAAGGGCTATCAGGTGGCCACCGGCGGCACTGATGTCCATCTCGTGCTGGTGGATGTCCGCAACGTCGGCCTTACCGGTGCCAAGGCGGAGTTAATTCTCGAGGAGGTGGGAATTGCCTGCAACAAGAACACCGTTCCCGGGGACATGTCCGCCATGAATCCGTCCGGTATCCGTTTGGGCACACCGGCGTTGACCACGCGCGGCCTTGTCGAGAAGGACATCGATCAGGTGGTGAACTTCATAGATACGGCCCTCAAGATCGGGGCCGAGGCCGCCCAGGCTGCGGGCAGCAACAAGATGGCCGACTTTCACAAGGTCCTCGCTGAAGATGCAACGATCAAGGCCAAGATCGAGCAGATCCACAAGTGCGTGATCGCGTTCAGCAAGCAGTTCCCTCTGCCCGGCCTCAAGACTTTTTAA